The following are encoded in a window of Chloroflexia bacterium SDU3-3 genomic DNA:
- a CDS encoding endonuclease III — MIERELHDEAARTRQVYERLGGEYGIRPWQRRREPLHELISTMLSHRTTGANEERAFQQLWARFPSWQAIAEAPAEEIAALIAPANFAEAKAPRIKAVLQQIIAERGAPNIDFLGELPVNEAMAWLTALPGVGPKTATLVLLFCFRKPVLPVDTHVHRVSGRVGLIGPRATAEQAHALLLAMLPAEADVLWNFHHNMLRHGQRVCTWAAPRCGLCVLREICDYARAHGVGGAGA, encoded by the coding sequence ATGATCGAGCGAGAACTGCATGACGAGGCGGCGCGCACGCGCCAGGTCTACGAGCGGCTGGGGGGCGAGTATGGCATCCGCCCGTGGCAGCGCCGCCGCGAGCCGCTGCACGAGCTGATCTCCACCATGCTCTCGCACCGCACCACCGGCGCGAACGAGGAGCGGGCCTTCCAGCAGCTGTGGGCGCGCTTCCCCAGCTGGCAGGCCATCGCCGAGGCCCCGGCGGAGGAGATCGCCGCCCTGATCGCGCCCGCCAACTTTGCCGAGGCCAAGGCCCCGCGCATCAAGGCCGTGCTGCAGCAGATCATCGCCGAGCGGGGTGCGCCCAACATCGATTTTCTGGGCGAGCTGCCGGTGAACGAGGCGATGGCCTGGCTGACCGCGCTGCCGGGCGTTGGCCCGAAGACGGCCACGCTGGTGCTGCTGTTCTGCTTCCGCAAGCCGGTGCTGCCGGTGGACACCCACGTGCACCGCGTCAGCGGCAGGGTGGGCCTGATCGGGCCGCGCGCCACCGCCGAGCAAGCCCACGCGCTGCTGCTGGCCATGCTGCCCGCCGAGGCCGATGTGCTGTGGAACTTCCATCACAACATGCTGCGCCACGGCCAGCGCGTGTGCACTTGGGCCGCGCCCCGCTGCGGGCTATGCGTGCTGCGCGAGATCTGCGACTACGCCCGCGCCCATGGCGTCGGCGGGGCGGGCGCATAG
- the alaS gene encoding alanine--tRNA ligase has product MKKLSTAEIRATYLRFFEQRGHTVVPSAPLVPGNDPTLLFNNAGMVPFKDTFLGLEQRPYTRATSAQKCLRVSGKHNDLEEVGPSPRHQTFFEMLGNFSFGDYFKADAIQLAWDLLTKELELPVERLWFTVFGGNDLVPADEEAEQLWLKVGASPDRILRFGEKDNFWVMGDTGPCGPCSEITVYLGEDLSRMRADGVNSDDPDYVEIWNNVFMQFDRETMQPIPKPSIDTGMGLERIAMVMQGVKATYDTDAFTPIIGKTIALLGSDERHYRANFAPYRAVADHARAVAFLMSEGIQPGNTGRNYVLRRLLRRAVYQGRTIGFEKPFLAEVVGTVIDEMGGHYKDLRERRDFILETTDTEERQFLRTLSGGVVRLNAVIEQTKASGGDTLSGVDAFTLKDTYGFPLDLTQRIAAEQSLQVDEAGYDAEMEKQRERGRQAAQFKRGADAEIWADQELPASEFTGYEATADHGRVLAITAAGDVLRHAQEGQQVQIVLHRTPFYAESGGQMGDTGTLATAAALVRVTDTQRPIPGVIVHHGVVERGSIGVGDEVEARVDTLRRRDIMRNHTATHLLHKALRESLGEHATQAGSLVSPEKLRFDFNHNKPLTQEQLRSLEAHVNAWIRADAPVSWEQKSYQEALDSGAMALFGEKYGDRVRMVTVGCGDRELEVDAPVATCSRELCGGIHVGRTGEIGAFTILGESGVAAGVRRIEAVTGRGAEALAEQQSATVKELSAKLGVPTAKVAERVDGLLAELKQRQRELDALKSQQARGSLDGLLEKAQSLNGFRLVTARVEAEDNNGLREMGDWLRDKISSGVIVLGAVLNEKPAVLAVVTPDLVKQGYHAGNLVKALAPIMGGGGGGRPDMAQAGGREIEKLDTALAEAASLVAAQKR; this is encoded by the coding sequence ATGAAAAAGCTATCAACTGCCGAAATTCGCGCGACCTACCTGCGCTTTTTTGAGCAACGCGGCCACACCGTTGTCCCCAGCGCACCGCTGGTGCCAGGCAACGACCCAACGCTGCTGTTCAACAACGCGGGCATGGTGCCGTTCAAAGATACCTTCTTGGGCCTTGAGCAGCGGCCCTACACCCGCGCCACCAGCGCGCAGAAGTGCCTGCGCGTGTCGGGCAAGCACAACGACCTTGAGGAGGTCGGCCCCTCGCCTCGCCACCAGACCTTCTTCGAGATGCTGGGCAACTTCTCCTTTGGCGACTACTTCAAGGCCGATGCCATCCAGCTGGCCTGGGATCTGCTGACCAAAGAGCTGGAGCTGCCCGTCGAGCGGCTGTGGTTCACGGTGTTCGGCGGCAACGATCTGGTGCCCGCCGACGAGGAGGCCGAGCAGCTCTGGCTGAAGGTCGGCGCGTCGCCCGACCGCATCCTGCGCTTCGGCGAGAAAGACAACTTCTGGGTGATGGGCGACACCGGCCCCTGCGGCCCCTGCTCGGAGATCACCGTCTACCTAGGCGAGGATCTGAGCAGGATGCGCGCCGACGGCGTGAACAGCGACGACCCCGACTATGTCGAGATCTGGAACAATGTGTTCATGCAGTTCGACCGCGAGACGATGCAGCCCATCCCCAAGCCGTCGATCGACACCGGCATGGGCCTTGAGCGCATCGCTATGGTGATGCAGGGCGTGAAGGCCACCTACGACACCGACGCCTTCACCCCGATCATCGGCAAGACCATCGCGCTGCTGGGCAGCGACGAGCGCCACTACCGCGCCAACTTCGCGCCCTACCGCGCCGTGGCCGACCACGCCCGCGCGGTGGCCTTCCTGATGTCCGAGGGCATCCAGCCCGGCAACACCGGCCGCAACTATGTGCTGCGCCGCCTGCTGCGCCGCGCCGTGTACCAGGGCCGCACGATCGGCTTCGAGAAGCCCTTCCTGGCCGAGGTGGTGGGCACGGTGATCGACGAGATGGGCGGCCACTACAAAGATCTGCGCGAGCGCCGCGACTTCATCCTAGAGACCACCGACACCGAGGAGCGCCAGTTCCTGCGCACGCTCTCGGGCGGCGTGGTGCGCCTGAACGCGGTGATCGAGCAGACCAAGGCCAGCGGCGGCGACACGCTCTCGGGCGTGGACGCGTTCACGCTGAAGGACACCTACGGCTTCCCGCTCGACCTAACGCAGCGCATCGCCGCCGAGCAGAGCCTGCAGGTGGATGAGGCGGGCTACGATGCCGAGATGGAGAAGCAGCGCGAGCGCGGTCGCCAGGCAGCGCAGTTCAAGCGCGGTGCCGACGCCGAGATCTGGGCCGACCAAGAGCTGCCCGCCAGCGAGTTCACCGGCTACGAGGCCACCGCCGACCACGGGCGCGTGCTGGCCATCACGGCGGCGGGCGACGTGCTGCGCCACGCCCAAGAGGGCCAGCAGGTGCAGATCGTGCTGCACCGCACGCCCTTCTACGCCGAGAGCGGCGGCCAGATGGGCGACACCGGCACGCTGGCCACCGCCGCCGCGCTGGTGCGCGTGACCGACACCCAGCGGCCCATCCCCGGCGTGATCGTGCACCACGGCGTGGTCGAGCGCGGCAGCATCGGCGTGGGCGACGAGGTGGAGGCGCGGGTCGACACGCTACGCCGCCGCGACATCATGCGCAACCACACGGCCACGCACCTGCTGCACAAGGCCCTGCGCGAGTCGCTGGGCGAGCATGCCACCCAGGCCGGTTCGCTGGTCTCACCCGAGAAGCTGCGCTTCGACTTCAACCACAACAAGCCGCTGACCCAAGAGCAGCTGCGCAGCCTTGAGGCCCACGTAAACGCCTGGATCCGGGCCGACGCGCCAGTGTCGTGGGAGCAGAAATCCTACCAGGAGGCGCTGGACTCGGGCGCGATGGCGCTGTTCGGCGAGAAGTATGGCGACCGCGTGCGCATGGTGACGGTGGGCTGCGGCGACCGCGAGCTAGAGGTAGATGCCCCGGTGGCCACCTGCTCGCGCGAGCTGTGCGGCGGCATCCACGTGGGCCGCACCGGCGAGATCGGCGCGTTCACCATCCTGGGCGAGAGCGGCGTGGCCGCTGGCGTGCGGCGCATCGAGGCCGTGACTGGGCGCGGGGCCGAGGCCCTGGCCGAGCAGCAGTCCGCCACGGTGAAAGAGCTGAGCGCCAAGCTGGGCGTGCCCACCGCCAAGGTGGCCGAGCGCGTCGACGGGCTGCTGGCCGAGCTGAAGCAGCGCCAGCGCGAGCTGGATGCGCTGAAGAGCCAGCAGGCGCGCGGGTCGCTCGACGGCCTGCTGGAGAAGGCGCAGAGCCTGAACGGCTTCCGCCTCGTCACCGCCCGCGTGGAGGCCGAGGACAACAACGGCCTGCGCGAGATGGGCGACTGGCTGCGCGACAAGATCAGCTCGGGCGTGATCGTGCTGGGCGCGGTGCTCAACGAGAAGCCGGCCGTGCTGGCGGTGGTGACGCCCGATCTAGTGAAGCAGGGCTACCACGCGGGCAACCTGGTCAAGGCGCTGGCCCCGATTATGGGCGGCGGCGGCGGCGGGCGGCCCGACATGGCCCAGGCCGGCGGGCGCGAGATCGAGAAGCTCGACACCGCCCTGGCCGAGGCCGCGTCGCTCGTGGCCGCGCAGAAGCGCTAG
- a CDS encoding TIGR00266 family protein codes for MEYKIYGTTMQSVVMELDPGETVFSESGGMAWMSGNIAMNTTGRGGGLGGMFKRAISGESLFMVEFTSQGGKGIVAFAADFPGKIVPVHLGEGQQIIAQKDAFLCGEKTIQTDIHFRRNLGSGLFGGEGFILQKLTGPGVAFVSLDGEIVEYTLEPGQVLKVDTGCVAMFEPTVSYDVEMVKGFKNMLFGGEGLFLSTLRGPGRVWLQTMPIMNLAKAIAGYLPAASGSSGGGNSGGGFNLGSLLNQ; via the coding sequence ATGGAGTACAAGATCTACGGTACCACCATGCAGTCCGTGGTGATGGAGCTTGATCCCGGCGAGACGGTCTTCTCGGAGAGCGGCGGTATGGCCTGGATGAGCGGCAACATCGCGATGAACACCACCGGGCGCGGCGGCGGCCTGGGCGGCATGTTCAAGCGTGCGATCTCGGGCGAGTCGCTGTTTATGGTCGAGTTCACGTCGCAGGGCGGGAAGGGCATCGTGGCGTTTGCCGCCGACTTCCCCGGTAAGATTGTGCCGGTGCACCTGGGCGAGGGCCAGCAGATCATCGCGCAGAAGGATGCCTTCTTGTGCGGCGAGAAGACCATCCAGACCGATATCCACTTCCGCCGCAACCTTGGCTCGGGCCTGTTCGGCGGCGAGGGCTTCATCCTCCAGAAGCTGACCGGGCCGGGTGTGGCGTTTGTCTCGCTGGATGGCGAGATCGTGGAGTACACGCTGGAGCCAGGCCAGGTGCTGAAGGTAGACACTGGATGCGTGGCCATGTTCGAGCCGACCGTCTCGTACGATGTCGAGATGGTCAAGGGCTTTAAGAACATGCTGTTCGGCGGCGAGGGTCTGTTCCTCTCCACGCTGCGCGGCCCAGGGCGCGTGTGGCTGCAGACAATGCCGATCATGAACCTGGCCAAGGCCATCGCGGGCTACCTGCCTGCGGCCAGTGGCAGCAGCGGCGGCGGCAACAGCGGCGGCGGCTTCAACTTGGGCAGCCTGCTGAACCAGTAG
- a CDS encoding NADH-quinone oxidoreductase subunit A: MLTTYAFIGLFFVIAAIFPLIPIVAAYFLRPKRPTPNKLETYECGLEAIGDIHVQFKVQYYLYALVFVLFDVEVVFLYPWAVAFNQLGLFALVEMAIFLVILVFGLVYAWKKGALEWI, translated from the coding sequence ATGCTGACGACATATGCCTTTATTGGCTTATTTTTTGTTATAGCGGCCATATTCCCTCTGATCCCGATTGTGGCGGCCTATTTTCTCCGGCCAAAGCGCCCAACGCCTAACAAGCTGGAGACCTACGAGTGTGGTCTTGAGGCGATCGGCGACATCCACGTGCAGTTTAAAGTGCAGTACTACCTCTACGCGCTGGTGTTTGTGCTCTTTGACGTAGAAGTGGTGTTTCTCTACCCCTGGGCGGTTGCCTTCAACCAGCTGGGGCTTTTTGCACTGGTGGAGATGGCGATCTTTTTGGTGATCCTCGTATTTGGCCTGGTGTACGCTTGGAAAAAGGGCGCGCTAGAGTGGATCTAG
- a CDS encoding transcription termination factor Rho, which yields MNELEAMTLSDLREVARKLDMQSVSGLKKQDLIMKLLVAQSEEQGHQLSDGVLDIVSDGFGFLRSERMLPGADDVYVSQSQIRRFGLRTGDRVMGQIRPPKESERYYSLLRVEQINGMDPETARRRPSFDQLTPIFPNEQLHLETEPHILSTRVVDLVAPIGRGQRGLIVSPPKAGKTMLLKSIANGITSNHADVHLMVLLIGERPEEVTDMKRSVRGEVISSTFDEPVEDHTKVAEMTLERAKRLVEGGQDVVIVMDSITRLARAYNLDMPPSGRTLSGGIDPVALYPPKRFFGAARNIENGGSLTIIATCLVDTGSRMDDVIYEEFKGTGNMELHLDRKMAEKRIFPAIDITRSGTRREELLLGDAMRQVWTLRRMVSMLGENEGTELVLTRMTKTRTNVEFLATLNKPN from the coding sequence ATGAACGAGCTTGAGGCGATGACCCTCTCCGACCTGCGCGAGGTTGCCCGCAAGCTCGACATGCAGAGCGTCAGCGGCCTGAAGAAGCAAGACCTGATCATGAAGCTGCTGGTGGCCCAGTCCGAAGAGCAGGGCCACCAGCTGAGCGACGGCGTGCTCGACATTGTCTCCGATGGCTTTGGCTTCCTGCGCAGCGAGCGCATGCTGCCTGGCGCGGATGATGTGTATGTCTCGCAGTCGCAGATCCGCCGCTTTGGGTTGCGCACCGGCGACCGCGTGATGGGCCAGATCCGCCCACCCAAAGAGAGCGAGCGCTACTACTCGCTGCTGCGCGTCGAGCAGATCAACGGGATGGACCCCGAGACCGCCCGCCGCCGCCCGTCCTTCGATCAGCTCACCCCGATCTTCCCCAACGAGCAGCTGCACCTGGAGACCGAGCCGCACATCCTCTCGACCCGCGTGGTCGATCTGGTGGCCCCGATCGGGCGCGGCCAGCGCGGCCTGATCGTGTCGCCGCCCAAGGCTGGCAAGACCATGCTGCTCAAGTCGATCGCCAACGGCATCACATCCAACCACGCCGATGTGCACCTGATGGTGCTGCTGATCGGCGAGCGCCCCGAGGAAGTGACCGACATGAAGCGCTCGGTGCGCGGCGAGGTGATCAGCTCGACCTTCGACGAGCCGGTGGAGGACCACACCAAGGTGGCCGAGATGACCCTTGAGCGGGCCAAGCGCCTGGTCGAGGGCGGCCAGGATGTGGTGATCGTGATGGACTCGATCACCCGCCTAGCGCGCGCCTACAACCTGGACATGCCGCCGTCAGGCCGCACGCTCTCCGGCGGTATCGACCCGGTGGCGCTCTACCCGCCCAAGCGTTTCTTCGGCGCTGCCCGCAACATCGAGAACGGCGGCAGCCTCACGATCATCGCCACCTGCCTGGTGGACACTGGGTCGCGTATGGATGATGTGATCTACGAGGAGTTCAAGGGCACCGGCAACATGGAGCTGCACCTCGACCGCAAGATGGCCGAGAAGCGCATCTTCCCCGCCATCGACATCACTCGCTCGGGCACGCGACGCGAGGAGCTGCTGCTGGGCGATGCGATGCGCCAGGTGTGGACGCTGCGCCGCATGGTGAGCATGCTGGGCGAGAATGAGGGCACCGAGCTGGTGCTCACCCGCATGACCAAAACGCGCACCAATGTCGAGTTCTTGGCCACGCTGAACAAGCCAAACTAA
- a CDS encoding DUF2662 domain-containing protein: MSALGRFESFMENLVEGSVTRLFRSPVQPSEIAKRLERAMESQQMVSVRRVIVPNLYRAYLNPQDYATFQPIRGEMEREMATYLSDLAQERGFSMLEHPVVELMSDDDVPRRSIQVVAETSSAPAQADSSERTQVIQPMQAQQPRARLVLAGGGGKQSIPLESTMLTIGRGLNNDIILEDTRVSRHHAQLRYRSRRFWVADIGSTNGTFVNGEAVEERALNDGDVISLGGLELTFRES, encoded by the coding sequence ATGTCCGCGCTTGGCCGCTTTGAGTCATTCATGGAAAATCTGGTTGAAGGCTCGGTGACGCGGCTCTTCCGCAGCCCGGTGCAGCCTTCCGAGATCGCCAAGCGCCTGGAGCGGGCCATGGAGTCGCAGCAGATGGTGAGCGTGCGGCGCGTGATCGTGCCCAACCTCTACCGCGCCTACCTCAACCCGCAGGACTACGCCACGTTCCAGCCCATCCGGGGCGAGATGGAGCGCGAGATGGCCACCTACCTCTCCGATCTGGCGCAGGAGCGCGGCTTCTCGATGCTGGAGCACCCGGTGGTGGAGCTGATGTCCGACGACGATGTGCCCCGGCGCAGCATCCAGGTGGTGGCCGAGACCAGCAGCGCCCCGGCCCAGGCCGACAGCAGCGAGCGCACCCAGGTCATCCAGCCAATGCAGGCCCAGCAGCCGCGCGCCCGCCTCGTGCTGGCTGGCGGCGGCGGCAAGCAGAGCATCCCGCTAGAGAGCACGATGCTGACCATCGGGCGCGGCCTGAACAACGACATTATCCTAGAGGACACGCGGGTGTCGCGGCACCACGCCCAGCTGCGCTATCGCTCGCGCCGGTTCTGGGTGGCCGATATCGGTTCGACCAACGGCACGTTTGTGAACGGCGAGGCCGTGGAGGAGCGGGCGCTGAACGACGGCGATGTGATCTCGTTGGGCGGGCTAGAGCTGACCTTCCGCGAGAGCTAG
- a CDS encoding FHA domain-containing protein produces the protein MEIANTSLNIIILLLRVAVVLLLYFFLYQVLRSVIRDLRSASQTPAASGRSPYGQMVVVRAGQSGVPTGKVFPLGPSNIIGRSMESCEIALNDSFLSSQHARLELRGDEWVLEDLNSTNGTFLNEMEVRDATVVEEGDIVRVGRVEMKITN, from the coding sequence ATGGAAATTGCTAACACCTCGCTGAACATCATTATCCTTCTGCTGCGGGTTGCCGTTGTCCTGCTGCTGTACTTTTTCCTCTACCAGGTGCTTCGATCGGTGATCCGCGACCTGCGCTCGGCCAGCCAGACCCCGGCGGCCAGCGGGCGCAGCCCCTACGGCCAGATGGTGGTGGTGCGCGCGGGCCAGAGCGGCGTGCCCACCGGCAAGGTCTTCCCGCTGGGGCCAAGCAATATTATTGGCCGTAGTATGGAGAGCTGCGAGATCGCGCTGAACGACTCGTTCCTTTCGTCGCAGCACGCCCGGCTAGAGCTGCGTGGCGATGAGTGGGTGCTGGAGGATCTGAACAGCACCAATGGCACATTCCTGAACGAGATGGAGGTGCGCGACGCCACTGTGGTGGAGGAGGGCGATATCGTGCGCGTTGGTCGTGTCGAGATGAAGATCACTAATTAG